The Lolium rigidum isolate FL_2022 chromosome 2, APGP_CSIRO_Lrig_0.1, whole genome shotgun sequence genomic interval TGTGCAGTTGTTTCAGCAGAGAAAGGGAGAATGACTCAACCCCATCCCAGATGAGGCAACGCGGATCTTTGGAGGGAGAATGCCTCGGTCCCCAGCCATCTGTGTCACTTCACTTATCTTAGTTCTATGAAATTTGTACAGAGTATAATAGATTAGAACGTTGCTCAGAGTGAGATCCACAAATTCGCATCTTGCTCAGAGTATAATAGATTAGTCGTTTATGGTATCGATGGACCCCGTACACGTACGGAAGGCTCGCATGCGACCGCGACCACGCGCGCAATATTAATGGCGTATGTCGAGAGGGTCGTCGGAGCATGGGAGAGAGGGTCCAGCGGCAGGCGGCGGGAGCGAGGCCCTTCCCGGCGGGAGGGATTCGAGGAAGGGGGCGAGGAATCGGCCaagaggagggggggggggggctggagGTGGTAAAGGAGTAGAAGGAGAGTGAGAGGCccctggaggcggaggaggaatggcggccacggcggcgctccAGTGGGGGAGCCGAAGGAGGAAGAACTCTGGTGGCTGAATGGCTCGGGCGTCCCTGGCTCGCTGCGATGTGCGGCATCTGCGGGCCGGCCCGCATATGCcgtttcttaaaaaaaaaaatccgTGGGTGGCTGCAGATGCATTTAACTGGGCCCAAATCGCGGCGCCGCAGACGGCCCGCTGCCGCTTGCAGCCTGATGTGTCAGCACCGCTTGGAGTCTTGGACCAGCAGGTCAAAGGGGATCGTGACTCGTGAGGAGTGGATAACGAATCAGTTCGAGCGTCTCCTCCTACCACTGCTCCCCTGCTCCATGCCGGTGCCCACGGGCAGTGCCATCAGCGGCGGCCGGCCCCTCCATGGAAGAAGAGGGGCGCCTAGTGGTGGCCTCGTCGAGGCGGAACTCCACGGCGCCGGTGAGGCCGAGGGCCTCTGGTGCCCAAGTGCCCGCGCGGATGCCATTTGGGCGGGCCGCCATGGTCGAtgcgaggcggcggaggagcacgcGGGCTTCTGACGAGGGCGTCAGGAGTGCGAGGGATGGCGCCTCGTCTtcgttcttctcctcctccatcaccggtgcGGGGAGGTCGAGGTCGGGGAGAGCCCGAGGGGCGCGTGCGGGAGCCGCGGCGACTACCTCCTCCTTCTTCACCAGTGGCGGATGCGCGTCCACGAGAGCCGCAGCCGACGACGAGGAGAACTCCAGCACAGGCACTGGTTCATAGCCCGGCGGAGCGAAGTGCTGCATGTCCTCGTTAGATGGCGTCGGGGACGGGAGGCACGGTGCGAAGCCGTGGCGCATGCAATAGTACATCGTCGGAGGCGatgccggtggtggcggtggtgccaGGTGTTCCTCGTCGCCGAAGTCGCGCTCGGGGTCGTCCACGAGCCAACCGGCGCTTGGTCCGCCCAGCAGCCACTCCATGGGCGGGACGGCGAACTCCGGTGGCACCGGAATCAGTTCGTCGGCGTCCGCGCTGATATTTGAGGCTGAGGCCTCGTCTTCATACACTGCGTCCACCACTTCTTCCGCGGCGACCTTCGGCGCTGCGACGACGGCCGGCTCTGCAGCAGCCACCGGGGTTTGTTCCCGGCGCACAACAGCCGTGGTGCTTGGCCCCGGTGCTccaggggagcggtggcgctgcaGCGAGCGGTTGCCATGACGGTTGTGCTGCTGGGGCGCCCAGCGGTTGCCACgaacgcggcggcggaggccaccGCCAGGGCCGAAGCGGCAACGGGACGCCCAGCGGTTgccgtggtggtggcggcggaggccaCCGTTCCACTCCGGGCGACGCTGATGGCGACGGTCGGAGTTCCAACGGCGAGCGGCAGCGCGAGTGAAAGTCCGGCGGGGATAGCCGGAGCGACGGTGTTCCCTAGCCACAAATTGAGCGAAGGAAAAAAGCAAGTTGCGGCAGGGAAGCCATCTTTACTCACCTTTCTCCGTTCTTCTACTGTTGCCTATTGCTTTGGCAGAGACAAGTGCATGATAACGTGTGAAGAAACGAGAAAGCGAGAGAGTGTGAAGTGAAAATGGATGCTTTATTGATTGTGACTGCAGGCTATATATACTAGCCGAACAGACGTGGTATATATGTCGGTTTACATCTTTCCGTCGCTTCGGAAGAGTCACAGCGACGGTTCGCTATAGACAGCGTTTGGACAACACGAGATTCTAACTGCTAGGCAGAATATTCCATAGAATATTCCTATACAATTATAACTGCCTAATTAGCCTGATACTAACGCTAATAACAGTTTCTAACAGTTCCATGTCACAACCGTcggtagttttttgtcatttactcccGAGTTCGCAAGGGAGGATTTACAAGATAAAAGCTCTTGCAGAATTTACGGTTTACGAATAGCTTATCAGAATGATGGTCTAGAGCAGATTCTCCAACTAGAAAAGAACCTACCCTCTTTACTGAAACATCATACTACAGTATCCAAGTCCGACCCAAGAACGTTATTTAAGCCGCCAGATCTAAAGAGATCCGTGTGGGATCTACTTACATTTGTACCGCTCGATCTCTACAGCTCAAAATAAGGACTAGCACAAGCTGTGCTACAGCACACACCTACTGTTCTACAATGGATAAGTTAATAGCGTGACATCTCTACATACAAACACAAGGCGTAGCAGGCAGCGTGAATATTCCAACCAAGGTCACTCCTCACCTCTGAAAAGACGCCTGCGTTTGGAGGTTTTGTCCCCCTCGGGTGTCTCCGCGACAACCATTTGCTCTTGCAGAACCAAACCTCGGTTGCGGCAAAGTTTCCTGATCGGTGTCCGTTGTGCGCATGCCTCCAACTCTTCATTACGTTCTTCACTATGCTCCTCGTTATCTTCATTGTGGCGCTCTTCATTATCTTCACCAGAGAGACTGCTTTGAGTCCTGTGTGGCATCAGTTCGTCACCATCCACAACGACTTCTTTCATAAGCTAGAAACAGGTAAGCAAAAGGAGATTAAGACCAGAATATCTGAAAGTAGAAAATCAGTAACTCAAGTATCATCTAAAAAATGGCAATCATGTATATTCCATATGGGGGGAGTGGAAAGACGAAACAAGCTACTATCTTAGCTAATATAGGAGCAGAATGATGCAAACAGAATCAATGAAATTTCTTCCCAATTTAGGGCTAAGATGATTTCTGTTGTAACCAAAATAAAGGACGTCATTTTACCTTCCAATCTCTATAATCAAATCGGAAAACAAAATGGCTGTAGGAGACTTCTCCTGACGCTATAGCACTGGCAGCAGGTGCATTTCTTGGATCTGCAGAGCCAGCAGAATTATATTAGATACAGGAGAGTATTATCCCTTAGATACACCAGCATCTCTGCAGTACTATTTAAGTACAAACAGAACAATACGAGAAAGTCCTTACTGACGATATGGTGCCCATTGTCATCAATATTTATTGCTACCCTGCCATCTTTAACTAGGAAAGACAGTGCAAAAACATTCTCAACCGTTTGGGCAAATGACTGTCTATTCAAAACAAGGTTCTCCAGCCTTGCGCTCTTCTTTTTCCTCAGGATATCAAATACAACAGACACATTCCGGTCAGTGTCTGACTTTGCTACCTCGGAAGAATCAGCAAGCTGCATATTGAAGAGATTCTGTCAATCCATTGTTCGAAGTGACGAAACACTTAAGAAGTCCAGTGATCATACATTTCAGACAGAAAAACAAAAAGCTACTGCAAGGAAAGAAAGAATGTCTAGCTAGCAGCCCAGAAACTTAACAGCGGACACCAGAAGATTGCAAGAATATGAATGGTACTGCCTCAGTCTCTCAGATTTTCCTTTACACAAAAGCTACTCCCTCCAGCCCAAATTAATTGACTGCACCAATTAATTTGGGCTGGAGGGACTACGTAATTATGAATTATAATTAAGTGGTAGGCAGTAAGGTTGCAAGAATATGAATGGTACCGTCTTAGATGTTTCTTTGCAAAAAAAGCTAGGTCATTTAAAGCATATAATAAGTGTCATGGTTTTAGttccacttattatggatcagagggagtagataATTTTAAGCATATCTCAAAAATAATTAAGGGTCACTCTCTCACTATGTCACCTGTCAACAACATGAATGATGGCAAAGTGACACATCTGATACAAGCTACCTACCTCACTGTACTGTGGAACGGAACACTAAGTCAAACAGAGGGAGAAAACAAACCATGAGAATAAAGATCACTAGCCCTCCATATCATTTATAGTAGACAAAAAcatgtggttacctcttcaggacGTGTATTTTCAGTTGGCCTGGCAGTTCTTTTTCTGCTAACAACTGAAACCTTGCGCTGCTTTACTTCTGTGTCCATGGGTCCAAGCCTGCAAAGATTAAAGGCGCGCATGGTTTAAGTCATTTACCAAGCAGACACTAAGTAGGAAATGTTGAGAACTAATAGAAGACAAAGTAGCTTTAATTACATGGTGCTGCATCCAGGCACAGCCCTGAAGACATGTGAAGCAGAAAGCCCAACATCAGCCCAGCGCAATGAGACAGGCTCAGAATCAAGGCTTGCTTGCTGCCCGAATTTCGCCAGCAATGCTGTTACGAAATCAGAAGGTGTGATTCCTTCACTTGATTGGGACCTCACGGATTTGACTAAAGTAGTTGTAATGTCCAGCAGAGCCTCTGCATCAGCTATTTGCTCCCTAGGCTTCTGCACTGCAATGTGAAAGGGCACCTCATTTTGTGTCTGTACATAGCATCAATGCTTGAAAACTTTCAACAGTAAAATGGGGCAGAAAATAGACATTTTACGTTACAGTAAGGGCTTATTTGTGTAGGAGACGGAGATTTGGATTTGAGTTGGACTCAAATCCTTCAGATTCAGTCTAATCCTAACAAGATTCAAAAGCCTTGAAGAGCAACCTACACAGTCAAAAGGTACAGTCCACAGTCTAGTTCTCAGCATACATTCCTAGCCAACTCAGTCCTACTGTATGATGCAGAAATGCTGAATGCTTCAGAGAACTCTGAAATAAAAACATGGCAGGAACTCTACAAAGACGTCTATAAGATTTTCTCATGCTACACATCATATATACGCTACACATTCTACAGGTTGTGCGAAAACTATATGGGCACATTCTCCTGTATG includes:
- the LOC124686777 gene encoding non-structural maintenance of chromosomes element 4 homolog A-like (The sequence of the model RefSeq protein was modified relative to this genomic sequence to represent the inferred CDS: added 23 bases not found in genome assembly), with protein sequence MAASGSGGGGGRQQELAERRMLRSRYLAVKSLISDEKDDMAKEDSDKFAAIITQVESLHELVQKPREQIADAEALLDITTTLVKSVRSQSSEGITPSDFVTALLAKFGQQASLDSEPVSLRWADVGLSASHVFRAVPGCSTMLGPMDTEVKQRKVSVVSRKRTARPTENTRPEELADSSEVAKSDTDRNVSVVFDILRKKKSARLENLVLNRQSFAQTVENVFALSFLVKDGRVAINIDDNGHHIVNPRNAPAASAIASGEVSYSHFVFRFDYRDWKLMKEVVVDGDELMPHRTQSSLSGEDNEERHNEDNEEHSEERNEELEACAQRTPIRKLCRNRGLVLQEQMVVAETPEGDKTSKRRRLFRGEE